One Dama dama isolate Ldn47 chromosome 18, ASM3311817v1, whole genome shotgun sequence DNA window includes the following coding sequences:
- the STEAP1 gene encoding STEAP1 protein: MESRQDITNQEDLWKMKPRRNLEEDDYLNKDSEEFGMLKRPVLLHLHQTTHFDEFDCPPELQHKQKLFPKWRLPIKIAAIVSSLTFLYTLLREIIHPFVTSHQQYFYKIPILVINKVLPMVSITLLVLVYLPGVIAAVVQLHNGTKYKKFPQWLDRWMVTRKQFGLLSFFFAVLHAIYSLSYPMRRSYRYKLLNWAYQQVQQNNEDAWIEHDVWRMEIYVSLGIVALAILALLAVTSIPSVSDSLTWREFHYIQSKLGIVSLLLGTIHALIFAWNKWVDIKQFVWHTPPTFMIAVFLPIVVLICKVILLLPCLRKKILKIRHGWEDVTKINKTEMSSQL; encoded by the exons ATGGAGAGCAGACAAGACATCACAAACCAAGAAGACCTTTGGAAAATGAAGCCTAGGAGAAATCTAGAAGAAGATGATTATTtg aATAAAGACTCAGAAGAGTTCGGCATGCTGAAAAGACCTGTGCTTTTGCACTTGCACCAAACAACCCATTTTGACGAATTTGATTGCCCCCCAGAGCTTCAGCACAAACAGAAACTCTTTCCAAAGTGGCGCTTGCCAATTAAAATCGCCGCTATTGTATCATCTCTGACTTTTCTCTACACTCTTCTGAGGGAAATAATTCACCCTTTCGTGACTTCCCATCAacagtatttttataaaattccaATCCTGGTCATCAACAAAGTCTTGCCAATGGTTTCCATCACCCTCTTGGTGCTGGTTTATTTGCCAGGTGTGATAGCAGCCGTTGTGCAGCTTCATAATGGAACTAAGTATAAGAAATTTCCACAATGGTTGGATAGGTGGATGGTAACAAGAAAGCAGTTTGGtcttctcagtttcttttttgcTGTACTACATGCAATTTACAGTTTATCCTATCCGATGAGGCGGTCCTACAGATATAAGTTGCTGAACTGGGCATATCAACAG GTCCAACAAAATAATGAAGATGCCTGGATTGAACATGATGTTTGGAGAATGGAAATTTATGTGTCACTGGGAATCGTGGCACTTGCAATACTGGCTCTGTTGGCTGTGACATCTATTCCATCTGTGAGCGATTCTCTGACATGGAGAGAATTTCACTATATTCAG agCAAGCTAGGAATTGTTTCCCTTCTGCTGGGTACAATACATGCATTGATTTTTGCCTGGAATAAATGGGTAGATATAAAACAGTTTGTATGGCATACACCTCCAACTTTTATGATAGCTGTATTCCTTCCAATTGTTGTCCTGATATGCAAAGTCATACTACTCCTGCCGTGCTTGAGGAAGAAGATACTGAAGATTAGACACGGTTGGGAAGATGTCAccaaaattaataaaactgaGATGTCTTCTCAGCTGTAG